The Candidatus Oleimmundimicrobium sp. nucleotide sequence TAAATCATTAACTTTTTGAACCTTTTCCTGCAATTTTCTTAATTTTTTACCTTCACCTGCACTAAGAACTTTTCCTAATAAATTAAACACTTTTCACCTCTTACTTAAATAATATAAATTTTTAAACAACTTATGTATTTTATCACGCGAAGGAAGGGTAGTCGATGGTTATCAGCTACCAGCACTCAGCTTCCAGTTGCCAGCCGTCAGCCTCCAGGAAAACCATTAGCCTCTAGCCTTTAGTAAAATCAAAAGAACTTTTTATTGATTTTGATTTTTAAAATCCGGGTGGGTCGTTTGTAGGCAGTCTCCTGAACAACCATTATTTTGAAGCCGCTATGATTAAAAATGAGATTGCCACGCTCTGCTCGCAATGACTTCGTTCTTTCTCTTCATTGCAAAAAATTTAACTGTAGTAATGCTATGAGATTTCTTCACCTCGCAATGACAGAGAAGCAAGAACCTATTTCACAATCAAACTCTTACCTATCATCTCAACTGGCTGGGAAATTTCCAATATCTCAAGCATAGTTGGAGCAATATCAGCAAGTATTCCGCTATTCCTTAAAGAAACTTTTTTATCTGTCACATAAATTAACGGCACCGGATTGGTAGTGTGAGCCGTGAATACCCCGCCCGTATCTTCATCTATCATCTTATCCGCATTTCCGTGATCGGCAGTAATAAGACACTCTCCACCTTTTGAACAAATATGCTCAACAACTTTACAGATACATTTATCAACTACTTCAACAGCTTTTACCGCCGCCTCAAAAACACCCGTATGACCAACCATATCAGGATTTGCATAATTTAAGATAATTACGTCAAAAATATCTTTATTGATTTCTTTAATTACCGCATCTGTTACCTCATAAGCACTCATTTCCGGCTTTAAATCGTAGGTGGCCACTTTTGGGGATGGTATCAATACACGTTCCTCGCCATTTTTGGGTTTTTCTTCTCCTCCATTAAAAAAGAATGTAACGTGGGCATATTTTTCCGTTTCCGCTATGTGAAGCTGTTTTAAGCCTTGCTGAGCTAAAACATCTGACAAAGTATTGTTCAACTTAAGTGGAGGAAAGGCAGCAGGTGCATCGAAGCTTGCGTCATATTCAGTCATACAAACAAAGAAAACTCTTGGCGGATTTTTACCCTTGTCAAACTCCCTAAAATCCGGCTCGATAAAAGCGCGAGTAATTTGTCTGGTTCTGTCTGAGCGAAAATTAAAAAAGATAACAGAATCATTATCTTTCACAAGACCAGATGCAAGGTCGAGGGACGACTGAATTACCGTAGGCTTTACAAATTCGTCAACTACGCCTTGCTCGTAAGATTGCTTAACTGCTTCTTCAGGGGTTTGAGCAATCTTACCCTTTCCGTAAACCATCGCGTCATAGGCAAGTTTTGTCCTGTCCCACCTTCTGTCTCTATCCATACCGTAGTACCGTCCGGAAATGGACGCAATTCTTCCTATCCCAATTTCTGAAATTTTATCTTCAAGCTCCTTTATATATTTTAAGGCGCTTTGGGGAGGCACGTCTCGTCCATCTAAAAAAAGATGTAAAAAACCATTCTCTAAACCCTTTTTTTTCATTAATTCAAGCAAAGCATAAATGTGAGTGTTGTGGCTATGAACTCCCCCGTCTGATAAAAGACCCATCAAATGAAGAGAAGATGAATTTTTCTTTACATTATTTATAGCTGCTAAAAAAACATCATTGGAAAAAAATGTTTTATCTTTTATAGCGCGACTTATCCGAGTATAGTCTTGATATACAACTCTTCCTGCTCCTATGTTAAGATGACCGACTTCTGAGTTACCCATTTGCCCTTCGGGCAAGCCCACGTCTTCACCGGAGGCTTCAAGAGTAGTATGAGAATAATGCGATAAATATCCATCCATGTTTGGTGTTCTTGCAACTGCAATCGCATTTCCTTTTACAGGTTTACCGATACCCCAACCATCAAGAATTATCAAAGCTAAAGGCTTCGGCCGAGATTTTGTAGAATTTTTCTTCATATTATCTATGCCTCAACATTTATATTTCACAATTTTTGCGAAATTTTCCGCGTTGAGACTTGCTCCTCCAACCAACGCGCCATCAATGTCCGGTTCATCCATAAGTTCAGCAATATTCCCGGGCTTAACACTGCCCCCGTAGAGGATACGAGTTATCAATGC carries:
- the gpmI gene encoding 2,3-bisphosphoglycerate-independent phosphoglycerate mutase, which translates into the protein MKKNSTKSRPKPLALIILDGWGIGKPVKGNAIAVARTPNMDGYLSHYSHTTLEASGEDVGLPEGQMGNSEVGHLNIGAGRVVYQDYTRISRAIKDKTFFSNDVFLAAINNVKKNSSSLHLMGLLSDGGVHSHNTHIYALLELMKKKGLENGFLHLFLDGRDVPPQSALKYIKELEDKISEIGIGRIASISGRYYGMDRDRRWDRTKLAYDAMVYGKGKIAQTPEEAVKQSYEQGVVDEFVKPTVIQSSLDLASGLVKDNDSVIFFNFRSDRTRQITRAFIEPDFREFDKGKNPPRVFFVCMTEYDASFDAPAAFPPLKLNNTLSDVLAQQGLKQLHIAETEKYAHVTFFFNGGEEKPKNGEERVLIPSPKVATYDLKPEMSAYEVTDAVIKEINKDIFDVIILNYANPDMVGHTGVFEAAVKAVEVVDKCICKVVEHICSKGGECLITADHGNADKMIDEDTGGVFTAHTTNPVPLIYVTDKKVSLRNSGILADIAPTMLEILEISQPVEMIGKSLIVK